One genomic region from Buteo buteo chromosome 12, bButBut1.hap1.1, whole genome shotgun sequence encodes:
- the MOCS1 gene encoding molybdenum cofactor biosynthesis protein 1 isoform X7 — MPEEGVQLTPKSELLTAQEIITLARLFVKEGVEKIRLTGGEPLIRPDVVDIVGQLYKLEGLKTIAVTTNGINLTRLLPRLKEAGLNAINISLDTLVPAKFEFIVRRKGFHKVMEGIHKATELGYRPVKVNCVVMRGFNEDELLGFVDFTKDLPLDVRFIEYMPFDGNKWNFKKMVSYKEMLDTIKQQWPELEKLTCETSSTAKSYKVPHFQGQISFITSMSEHFCGSCNRLRITADGNLKVCLFGNSEVSLRDHLRSGASEEELVQIIGAAVGRKKKQHAGMFNISQMKNRPMILIEPALMSFPLCQDALQFPANSKQWGHTFSHWLTLRTSLPKQMGKAFMKNKLTGQPFLLGSHPEQQWHIMTGILQTQLRGCCVFQTDPSSTFDTKCLEASSVGQVSVDYQSKEASPGSEFCTRDLGSCTKVPRASHSLTHTDEEGRATMVDVGGKPDSRRSAVAGAVVCLGQKAFGMVRQNQVKKGDVLAVAQIAGIQGAKLTSQLIPLCHNIPLNHVEVSLSLDESRYAVVIRSSCQTWGRTGVEMEALTAASLAALTVYDMCKAVTHEIVIEEVKLLSKTGGQRGDFSRV, encoded by the exons ATGCCAGAGGAGGGTGTTCAGCTGACCCCTAAATCAGAGCTACTTACTGCTCAGGAGATAATCACCCTAGCCAGACTGTTTGTGAAAGAAGGTGTAGAGAAGATCCGACTGACAGGAGGAGAGCCACTTATCCGTCCTGATGTGGTTGATATTGTGG GTCAACTGTACAAGCTAGAAGGGCTTAAAACCATTGCTGTCACAACCAATGGGATCAACTTAACCAGACTGCTGCCCCGACTGAAGGAGGCAGGACTGAATGCCATTAACATTAGCCTGGATACTTTGGTCCCAGCTAAATTTGAGTTCATTGTCCGGAGGAAAG GCTTTCACAAGGTAATGGAAGGAATCCACAAAGCCACTGAACTTGGCTACCGTCCTGTTAAG GTAAACTGTGTGGTGATGCGAGGCTTCAATGAGGATGAACTGCTGGGCTTTGTGGATTTCACAAAGGATCTGCCCCTTGATGTGCGGTTCATAGAATACATGCCCTTTGATG GCAATAAATGGAACTTCAAGAAGATGGTGAGCTACAAAGAAATGCTTGATACAATTAAACAGCAATGGCCTGAACTGGAGAAATTGACCTGTGAAACTTCCAGCACAGCCAAG AGTTATAAGGTGCCACATTTCCAGGGACAAATTAGCTTTATCACCTCCATGTCAGAGCACTTCTGTGGATCCTGCAATCGTCTGAGGATAACAGCAGATGGGAACCTAAAG GTGTGCCTTTTTGGGAATTCAGAAGTGTCCTTGAGAGATCACCTACGGTCAGGTGCCTCAGAGGAAGAGTTGGTTCAAATCATTGGAGCAGCAGtgggcagaaaaaagaaacagcatgctG gcATGTTTAACATTTCCCAGATGAAAAACCGGCCAATGATCCTGATTG agcCTGCATTGATGTCATTCCCACTATGCCAAGATGCCCTACAGTTTCCGGCAAATTCAAAACAGTGGGGCCACACATTTAGCCATTGGCTGACTTTGAGAACAAGTTTACCCAAACAAATGGGAAAAGCGTTTATGAAAAATAAGCTTACAGGACAACCTTTCCTACTAGGATCTCACCCAGAGCAACAGTGGCATATAATGACAGGAATTCTACAAACCCAGCTCAGAGGCTGCTGTGTCTTCCAGACGGACCCAAGCTCCACGTTTGACACAAAGTGCCTTGAGGCTTCTTCTGTTGGCCAAGTTTCTGTGGACTATCAGTCCAAAGAGGCAAGTCCAGGATCTGAATTCTGTACCAGGGATTTGGGATCTTGCACCAAGGTACCTCGTGCCTCTCACAGCTTGACTCACACTGATGAGGAAGGACGGGCCACAATGGTTGATGTTGGAGGGAAGCCAGATTCAAGAAGAAGTGCTGTTGCTGGTGCTGTGGTCTGCCTGGGGCAGAAGGCATTTGGGATGGTGAGGCAGAACCAGGTGAAGAAAGGGGATGTGCTGGCAGTAGCCCAGATTGCAGGAATTCAGGGAGCCAAACTGACCAGCCAGTTGATCCCATTGTGTCACAACATCCCCCTAAACCATGTTGAGGTGTCCTTGAGTCTGGATGAGTCCAGATATGCAGTGGTGATTCGAAGCTCCTGTCAGACCTGGGGGAGGACAGGTGTGGAGATGGAAGCTCTAAcagctgccagcctggctgcccTGACTGTGTATGACATGTGCAAAGCAGTTACTCATGAAATTGTGATCGAAGAGGTGAAGTTGCTTAGTAAGACaggtgggcagaggggagacTTCTCAAGGGTCTAG
- the MOCS1 gene encoding molybdenum cofactor biosynthesis protein 1 isoform X3 yields the protein MAAVWGRRGGPALLRGILRAASGRACSSGAPVRAPSAAAQELQSSERGRFLLQHAVPFSAFLTDSFGRQHKYLRISLTEKCNLRCQYCMPEEGVQLTPKSELLTAQEIITLARLFVKEGVEKIRLTGGEPLIRPDVVDIVGQLYKLEGLKTIAVTTNGINLTRLLPRLKEAGLNAINISLDTLVPAKFEFIVRRKGFHKVMEGIHKATELGYRPVKVNCVVMRGFNEDELLGFVDFTKDLPLDVRFIEYMPFDGNKWNFKKMVSYKEMLDTIKQQWPELEKLTCETSSTAKSYKVPHFQGQISFITSMSEHFCGSCNRLRITADGNLKVCLFGNSEVSLRDHLRSGASEEELVQIIGAAVGRKKKQHAGMFNISQMKNRPMILIEPALMSFPLCQDALQFPANSKQWGHTFSHWLTLRTSLPKQMGKAFMKNKLTGQPFLLGSHPEQQWHIMTGILQTQLRGCCVFQTDPSSTFDTKCLEASSVGQVSVDYQSKEASPGSEFCTRDLGSCTKVPRASHSLTHTDEEGRATMVDVGGKPDSRRSAVAGAVVCLGQKAFGMVRQNQVKKGDVLAVAQIAGIQGAKLTSQLIPLCHNIPLNHVEVSLSLDESRYAVVIRSSCQTWGRTGVEMEALTAASLAALTVYDMCKAVTHEIVIEEVKLLSKTGGQRGDFSRV from the exons GAACTGCAAAGCTCAGAAAGAGGACGCTTTCTACTGCAACATGCTGttcccttctctgcttttttgacGGACAGCTTTGGGCGTCAGCACAAATACTTGCGAATTTCTTTGACTGAGAAATGCAACCTCAGGT GTCAGTATTGTATGCCAGAGGAGGGTGTTCAGCTGACCCCTAAATCAGAGCTACTTACTGCTCAGGAGATAATCACCCTAGCCAGACTGTTTGTGAAAGAAGGTGTAGAGAAGATCCGACTGACAGGAGGAGAGCCACTTATCCGTCCTGATGTGGTTGATATTGTGG GTCAACTGTACAAGCTAGAAGGGCTTAAAACCATTGCTGTCACAACCAATGGGATCAACTTAACCAGACTGCTGCCCCGACTGAAGGAGGCAGGACTGAATGCCATTAACATTAGCCTGGATACTTTGGTCCCAGCTAAATTTGAGTTCATTGTCCGGAGGAAAG GCTTTCACAAGGTAATGGAAGGAATCCACAAAGCCACTGAACTTGGCTACCGTCCTGTTAAG GTAAACTGTGTGGTGATGCGAGGCTTCAATGAGGATGAACTGCTGGGCTTTGTGGATTTCACAAAGGATCTGCCCCTTGATGTGCGGTTCATAGAATACATGCCCTTTGATG GCAATAAATGGAACTTCAAGAAGATGGTGAGCTACAAAGAAATGCTTGATACAATTAAACAGCAATGGCCTGAACTGGAGAAATTGACCTGTGAAACTTCCAGCACAGCCAAG AGTTATAAGGTGCCACATTTCCAGGGACAAATTAGCTTTATCACCTCCATGTCAGAGCACTTCTGTGGATCCTGCAATCGTCTGAGGATAACAGCAGATGGGAACCTAAAG GTGTGCCTTTTTGGGAATTCAGAAGTGTCCTTGAGAGATCACCTACGGTCAGGTGCCTCAGAGGAAGAGTTGGTTCAAATCATTGGAGCAGCAGtgggcagaaaaaagaaacagcatgctG gcATGTTTAACATTTCCCAGATGAAAAACCGGCCAATGATCCTGATTG agcCTGCATTGATGTCATTCCCACTATGCCAAGATGCCCTACAGTTTCCGGCAAATTCAAAACAGTGGGGCCACACATTTAGCCATTGGCTGACTTTGAGAACAAGTTTACCCAAACAAATGGGAAAAGCGTTTATGAAAAATAAGCTTACAGGACAACCTTTCCTACTAGGATCTCACCCAGAGCAACAGTGGCATATAATGACAGGAATTCTACAAACCCAGCTCAGAGGCTGCTGTGTCTTCCAGACGGACCCAAGCTCCACGTTTGACACAAAGTGCCTTGAGGCTTCTTCTGTTGGCCAAGTTTCTGTGGACTATCAGTCCAAAGAGGCAAGTCCAGGATCTGAATTCTGTACCAGGGATTTGGGATCTTGCACCAAGGTACCTCGTGCCTCTCACAGCTTGACTCACACTGATGAGGAAGGACGGGCCACAATGGTTGATGTTGGAGGGAAGCCAGATTCAAGAAGAAGTGCTGTTGCTGGTGCTGTGGTCTGCCTGGGGCAGAAGGCATTTGGGATGGTGAGGCAGAACCAGGTGAAGAAAGGGGATGTGCTGGCAGTAGCCCAGATTGCAGGAATTCAGGGAGCCAAACTGACCAGCCAGTTGATCCCATTGTGTCACAACATCCCCCTAAACCATGTTGAGGTGTCCTTGAGTCTGGATGAGTCCAGATATGCAGTGGTGATTCGAAGCTCCTGTCAGACCTGGGGGAGGACAGGTGTGGAGATGGAAGCTCTAAcagctgccagcctggctgcccTGACTGTGTATGACATGTGCAAAGCAGTTACTCATGAAATTGTGATCGAAGAGGTGAAGTTGCTTAGTAAGACaggtgggcagaggggagacTTCTCAAGGGTCTAG